A window of Companilactobacillus allii genomic DNA:
ATTATTGTTTTTGGAATATTGGTAATTGTTCATGAATTTGGACATTATTATGCAGCAAAAAAATCTGGGATTCTGGTTCGTGAGTTTTCCGTCGGAATGGGTCCTAAGATTTTTGCTTATCGTAAAAATAGTACAACTTATACACTGAGGCTATTGCCACTAGGTGGATATGTCAGAATGGCTGGTGCTCAAGAAGACGATTCTGAAATAAAACCTGGTACTATGGCTTCTTTAGTTTTGGATGATTCAAATAATGTTATTAAGATTATTACATCTAGTAAGGTATATGACGAAAATGGTGTTCCAGTTCAGATATCTAAAGCTGATTTGGTAGATTCATTAATCATTGAAGGTTATGAAAATGGTGATGAATCAGAAATTAAGTCATATTCTGTAGATCATGATGCGACAATTGTAGAAGAGGATGGCACCGAGGTACAAATCGCACCTCGTGATGTTCAATTGCAATCGGTTTCTGTATGGAAACGTATGATAACTAATTTTGCTGGTCCGTTTAACAATTTCATTTTGGCTATTGTTTGTGCTATTATAGCCGCATTTATGATGAATGGTGTTGTACAAAATACGAATCAGCTTGGACAAATCCAAAGTGGTAGTGTTGCTGCTAAAGCGGGTTTAAAGGCAAACGATAAGATCTTAATGGTTAATAATCATAAGACAGATTCTTGGACAACATTATCTGAGAATATTCAAAAGTATCCAGGTAAAAAAACAACCTTTAAAGTGAAATCTGGAAATAAAGTTTCAACTATTACATTAACTCCAAAGACTGTTAAATCATCCGGTCAAAAGTATGGTCAAATTGGTATTATGCCAAAAAGAGATCATAGTTTTGTCGCTAAGATTAAATATGGTTTTACGTATAGTTGGCAAACAACCGTACAGATTCTTCATGTATTAGGTAAAATGGTAACTGGCGGATTTAGTATTAATCAACTATCCGGACCAGTTGGTATTTATTCAATGACATCTCAAGTATCCTCACAAGGATTACTAAGTATCATCTTATTTATGTCAATGCTGTCGATGAATCTAGGAATTGTTAACTTGATTCCTATTCCAGCACTTGATGGTGGTAAGATTTTGTTGAATATCGTTGAAGCAATAAGAAGAAAGCCACTTCCAGAAGAATATGAAAATGTCATAACGTTAATCGGGGTCGGCATTTTGGTTCTTTTGATGGTAGCTGTTACGTGGAATGATATTCAACGTTTCTTCATAAAATAGGGGGATAAAAATTTGAAACAATCAAAACTATATATTCCAACATTAAAGCAGACTCCTTCAGATGCTGAGGCTATTAGCCATCAGTTGATGTTGAGAGCGGGGTATGTTAGACAAGTTTCTGCTGGTATTTATAGTTACTTACCATTAGCTTGGTCAGTAATTCGTAAAATAGAGGACATAATCCGTAAGGAAAATGATAAAATGGATGCCGCTGAAATGCGTATGCCTGCTATCATTCCTGCCGATTTGTGGAAAGCAAGTGGCCGTTACGAAACATATGGAGACAACCTATTTAAGGTTAATGACAGACATGATAGAGAATTTATCCTCGGTCCAACACATGAAGAAACATTTACAAGTATTGTTAAAGAAAGTTTAAATAGTTACAAAAAGCTTCCTATAATTTTATATCAAATGCAAATGAAGTATCGTGATGAAGATCGTCCACGTTATGGACTTTTACGTGGTAGAGAATTTGATATGTATGACGCTTATTCATTTACAGCTGATAAGGATCAATTAGATGTGATATTCAACCAAATGGAACAAGCATATCGTAATATTTTTGATATTTGTGGCTTGAATTATCGTTCAATTATCGGTGATGCAGGTGCCATGGGCGGAACTGACTCTAAAGAATTTTCTGCAATTGCTGCTATCGGAGAAGATACCATCGCATATTCTGACGATAGTGACTATTCAGCTAATTTGGAAATGGCAGCAAGTAAATTACCTGATAATCCTAGATTGGAACATAAATCAGCTGAATTGGTTGATACTCCAGATGTTCATACAATTGATGCATTAGCTACTTTGTTAAAAGTTGAATCATCTACAATCATGAAGGCCGTTGCGTATATGGCCGATGGAAAACCAGTTTTGGTCATGATTCGTGGAGACTACGAAGTAAATGATGTTAAAGTTAAGAACTATTTAGGTGCTGACTTTTTAAACGAAGCTACGACTGAAGAAGTTCAAAATGTATTCAAGAGTACTCCAGGATTCATTGGACCAAAAGGAATCGCTGAGGATGTTTCGGTATTATTTGATAGTTCACTTGAAGGACTAAGCAACTTTGTTGTTGGACCTAACCAAGCTGACAAGCATCTTATCAATGCTAATTTTGAGGACATCACTAGTGATGAACCATCATTTAAGGATTTCCGTGTTGTAAAAGAAGGCGAAATGTCTCCTGACGGTCACGGTAATATTAAATTTACTCGTGGAATTGAAATTGGTCATATATTCAAACTTGGTACTAAGTTCTCTAAAGCACTAGGGGCTAACTTCTTGGATGAAAATGGTAAATCTAATCCATTGATCATGGGTTGTTACGGAATCGGTGTTTCACGACTATTGTCAGCAATTATTGAACAACATAACGATGAAAATGGAATCATTTGGCCAGTAGCTTTGGCACCATATCAAGTACATGTTGTTCCTATCAAGTACAATAATGATGTTCAGGGCAAGTTGAGTGATGAAATTGTTGAACTACTTCAAGATGAAGGATACGATGTTTTACTTGATGATCGTAAAGAACGTCCCGGAGTTAAATTCGCAGATTCAGACTTAATGGGTATGCCAATTAGAATAACAGTTGGTAAAAAGGCTGCTGATGGTATCGTAGAATTGAAGATTAGAAGTACTGGCGAGACAATTGAAGTAAGTAAAGATGAATTAGTAAATTCAGTAAAAATATTGCTTAAGAATCAGTAATGAGGCTTAAGCCTTTTTTTATTTGTTGAAAGGTAAGTTATGTCTGATAAAAATCAACTTTTTAAAATATTAATTAAACAAATCAAATTAGATAATTTGTTGGATTCCGATGATCTATTTAAAAATGCAAAGTTGGATAAGTTGGAGGTTCATAAGAAGTCACGTCGTTGGACATTCTTCTTTGATTTTGACGATGTAATTCCGTTTAATGAATTTCAAGTTTTCGTGGAATCATTAAAGAGTGGATTCGAGGGTATTGCAACTGTTGATTTTGATATTCATGTGAATAATCCTCGTTTAAGTGAGAAAAATATTCGTGAGTATTGGAATTATGTATTAGAAAACTGTGAGCAACGTTCACCAGTTGTTTCGCAATTAATGAGTCAACATCCACCCAAGGTTGAAAATGACCAAGTCTTCTTGACGGTTTCAAACGGATTTATTGCTGATTTTATGGACGGTAAGTTAACTGCCAGTCTGCAGGATGCATATACATCACTAGGGTTTGCACCATTTAAGATTCGCGTAGATGTGGATGAGGCTAAAGGTCAAGAAAATATCCAAGCACTGGAACTTGCAAAAAAGGAAGAAACGAAGCATTTTCAGGAAAAGGCCCAAGAGGTCAGTCAAAAACGTGCTAAAAAACCGGCCGGTAATATTGTGAAAATTGGTCGAAAGATACCAGACGATGCTGAGATCACTCAAATGGTAGACATTATTGAAGAGGACCGTAACAAAGTTGTGGAAGGTCATATTTTCAATAAGGATGTAAAAAAGTTGAAATCAGGCCGTTCACTATTATTATTGAAGGTTACTGATTATACTTCTTCATTCAGCATAAAGAAGTTTTCAAATGGTGAAGATGACGAAGACTTTTTCGATAATTTGGATGACGGGGCATGGATTCGTGTTCGTGGTAGTGTTCAAGAAGATAATTTTTCACGTGAGCTATCAATTATGGCGAACGATATTATGGTTATAAAACATGCTGGACGTATAGATAATGCTGATAAAGATAATAAAAGAATCGAGTTACATGCACATACTAATATGAGTCAGATGGATGCAATCCCTAGTGCCACTGATTTAGTTAAGCGTGCCAGTGAATGGGGACAGCCAGCCATTGCTATTACTGATCATAGAGCTTTACAAGCTTTCCCTGAAGCATATAGTGCCGGTCAAAAATATGGAGTAAAAATAGGTTATGGTGTAGAAATCGACTTAGTTGATGAAGGTAATCCAATCGCTTATAACTTACGCGATGAAGAACTTAATCCAGCTGAATACGTTATATTTGACGTTGAAACAACTGGTTTATCAGCAGTTTATGATAATATAATTGAACTAGCTGCCACTAAGATGAAGGATGGCGAGGTAGTTGATTCGTTTGATGAATTTATTAACCCGGGACATCCACTGTCAGAATTCACCACTAGTTTGACGAGTATAACTGATAGTATGGTTAGCAACGCTCCTGATGAGAAGACAATTATTCAAAAATTCATGGATTTTGTTGGAAATGACATTTTGGTAGGTCACAACGTTACTTTTGATATTGGTTTTTTGAATTCCGCTTTAATGCGCATGGGGAGTGAACGTGTTTCAGTCCCAGTTATTGATACTCTGGAAATGTCACGTACATTACATTCAGAATATCGTAATCATAAATTAGACTCACTTGCAAAACGATACAATATTGTACTTGAACATCATCACCGTGCTAATGCCGATGCTGAGACAACTGGATATTTGATGTATAAATTGTTTGATGAAATGGAAGATAAATTTCAGATTACAAACGTTTCACAACTAAATGATCATATAGGTGGAGTTGAAGCATACAAACAAGCTCGTCCTAGTCATGCAATTCTAATTGCAAAGACTCAGGCTGGATTGAAGAATATGTTCAAAATCGTCTCATATGGAATGACTGAATATTATTACCGAACGGCACGAGTACCGAGAAGATTATTGAATAAATATCGTGAAGGAATTCTGGTCGGATCGGCATGTAAAGATGGTGAAGTATTTAATACGATGATGCAAAAAGGATATGAAGATACCCGTGAACTTGCACAATATTATGACTATCTTGAAGTTATGCCCAAACCTGTATATCGTCATTTGCTTGATGCAAAGCTAATTAAAGATGAAGCAGGACTAGAGGAAATAATAAAAAATATTATTAAATTGGGTAAAGAATTGAATAAGCCTGTTGTTGCAACTGGTGATGTTCATTACTTGGATCCACATGATAAAATTTATCGAGAAATTGTAATAAAAGCTGTCAAAAGTAATCCATTGGCTAGACAAACATTGCCAGATGTACAATTTAGAACAACTGATGAAATGTTTGATGAGTTTGACTTTCTTGATAAAGAAACAGCACAAGAAATAATTGTTGATAATCCTAAAAAGGTTATGGATGAAATTGATGAAATTGCTCCGGTTAAAGATAAGCTATATACCCCTAAAATGGAGGGTGCAGAGGATGAAATTCGTAGTTTGACTATGAATAAAGTTCATGAGCTGTATGGTGAAAAACTTCCAGAGATTGTTCAAGAACGAATGGACAAAGAACTCAAGAGTATTATAGGTAATGGATTCTCAGTTATTTATTTGATTTCTCAGCGTCTAGTTTATAAATCTAATAAAGATGGATATTTGGTTGGATCCAGAGGTTCAGTTGGTTCAAGTTTCGTCGCCACTATGACCGGGATTACTGAAGTCAACCCACTACCTCCGCATTATCGTTGTCCGAAATGTAAATTTTCAGAATTCTTTACTAAAGGTGAAGTTGGTTCTGGATTTGATCTACCGGATAAGAAATGTCCAAAATGTGGAACTGAATTAAAGAAAGATGGACAAGATATTCCCTTTGAGACATTCTTAGGTTTTAAAGGTGACAAAGTTCCAGATATTGATTTGAATTTCTCTGGTGACTATCAGCCAGTGGCACATAACTATACAAAGGTTCTTTTCGGTGAGGATCATGTTTTCCGAGCAGGTACGATTGGTACGATTGCAGATAGAACGGCGTTTGGTTATGTTAAGAATTATGAGGAATTAACTGAAAAACAGATTCGTAATGCTGAAGAAGAACGTTTGGCTATG
This region includes:
- the rseP gene encoding RIP metalloprotease RseP translates to MTAIITFIIVFGILVIVHEFGHYYAAKKSGILVREFSVGMGPKIFAYRKNSTTYTLRLLPLGGYVRMAGAQEDDSEIKPGTMASLVLDDSNNVIKIITSSKVYDENGVPVQISKADLVDSLIIEGYENGDESEIKSYSVDHDATIVEEDGTEVQIAPRDVQLQSVSVWKRMITNFAGPFNNFILAIVCAIIAAFMMNGVVQNTNQLGQIQSGSVAAKAGLKANDKILMVNNHKTDSWTTLSENIQKYPGKKTTFKVKSGNKVSTITLTPKTVKSSGQKYGQIGIMPKRDHSFVAKIKYGFTYSWQTTVQILHVLGKMVTGGFSINQLSGPVGIYSMTSQVSSQGLLSIILFMSMLSMNLGIVNLIPIPALDGGKILLNIVEAIRRKPLPEEYENVITLIGVGILVLLMVAVTWNDIQRFFIK
- a CDS encoding proline--tRNA ligase — translated: MKQSKLYIPTLKQTPSDAEAISHQLMLRAGYVRQVSAGIYSYLPLAWSVIRKIEDIIRKENDKMDAAEMRMPAIIPADLWKASGRYETYGDNLFKVNDRHDREFILGPTHEETFTSIVKESLNSYKKLPIILYQMQMKYRDEDRPRYGLLRGREFDMYDAYSFTADKDQLDVIFNQMEQAYRNIFDICGLNYRSIIGDAGAMGGTDSKEFSAIAAIGEDTIAYSDDSDYSANLEMAASKLPDNPRLEHKSAELVDTPDVHTIDALATLLKVESSTIMKAVAYMADGKPVLVMIRGDYEVNDVKVKNYLGADFLNEATTEEVQNVFKSTPGFIGPKGIAEDVSVLFDSSLEGLSNFVVGPNQADKHLINANFEDITSDEPSFKDFRVVKEGEMSPDGHGNIKFTRGIEIGHIFKLGTKFSKALGANFLDENGKSNPLIMGCYGIGVSRLLSAIIEQHNDENGIIWPVALAPYQVHVVPIKYNNDVQGKLSDEIVELLQDEGYDVLLDDRKERPGVKFADSDLMGMPIRITVGKKAADGIVELKIRSTGETIEVSKDELVNSVKILLKNQ
- a CDS encoding PolC-type DNA polymerase III — protein: MSDKNQLFKILIKQIKLDNLLDSDDLFKNAKLDKLEVHKKSRRWTFFFDFDDVIPFNEFQVFVESLKSGFEGIATVDFDIHVNNPRLSEKNIREYWNYVLENCEQRSPVVSQLMSQHPPKVENDQVFLTVSNGFIADFMDGKLTASLQDAYTSLGFAPFKIRVDVDEAKGQENIQALELAKKEETKHFQEKAQEVSQKRAKKPAGNIVKIGRKIPDDAEITQMVDIIEEDRNKVVEGHIFNKDVKKLKSGRSLLLLKVTDYTSSFSIKKFSNGEDDEDFFDNLDDGAWIRVRGSVQEDNFSRELSIMANDIMVIKHAGRIDNADKDNKRIELHAHTNMSQMDAIPSATDLVKRASEWGQPAIAITDHRALQAFPEAYSAGQKYGVKIGYGVEIDLVDEGNPIAYNLRDEELNPAEYVIFDVETTGLSAVYDNIIELAATKMKDGEVVDSFDEFINPGHPLSEFTTSLTSITDSMVSNAPDEKTIIQKFMDFVGNDILVGHNVTFDIGFLNSALMRMGSERVSVPVIDTLEMSRTLHSEYRNHKLDSLAKRYNIVLEHHHRANADAETTGYLMYKLFDEMEDKFQITNVSQLNDHIGGVEAYKQARPSHAILIAKTQAGLKNMFKIVSYGMTEYYYRTARVPRRLLNKYREGILVGSACKDGEVFNTMMQKGYEDTRELAQYYDYLEVMPKPVYRHLLDAKLIKDEAGLEEIIKNIIKLGKELNKPVVATGDVHYLDPHDKIYREIVIKAVKSNPLARQTLPDVQFRTTDEMFDEFDFLDKETAQEIIVDNPKKVMDEIDEIAPVKDKLYTPKMEGAEDEIRSLTMNKVHELYGEKLPEIVQERMDKELKSIIGNGFSVIYLISQRLVYKSNKDGYLVGSRGSVGSSFVATMTGITEVNPLPPHYRCPKCKFSEFFTKGEVGSGFDLPDKKCPKCGTELKKDGQDIPFETFLGFKGDKVPDIDLNFSGDYQPVAHNYTKVLFGEDHVFRAGTIGTIADRTAFGYVKNYEELTEKQIRNAEEERLAMGSTGVKRTTGQHPAGIIVVPDYMDIFDFTPIQYPADDQNAAWKTTHFDFHSIHDNILKLDILGHDDPTMIRTLQDLSGIDPLTIPVDDPEVMELFRSTKSLGVTPEQIFSKTGTLGVPEFGTRFVRGMLEKTHPTTFAELLQISGLSHGTDVWLGNAEELIDQGVVTLKEVIGCRDNIMMDLIHWGMKSQTAFQIMEHVRKGRGIPDEWKQEMKDANVPDWYIKSCLKIKYMFPKAHATAYILMALRIAYFKVHYPLYYYSAYFSVRADDFDLVSMTTGKDAVKNAMKAINDKGMEASTKEKNLLTVLELANECLERDFKINMVDLEKSDAFEFKIIDDKTLLAPFNAIPGLGDNVAKQIVAAREEQPFLSKEDLSTRGKVSKTIIEYMTENHVLDGMPDENQLSLF